The sequence GCGAGGAGCGGCCGGAGAGATAGTCGAGTTCGAACTGGTTCGGGGTGATGAGGTCGGCCGCCGGCACCGCCCGCTCGCGCATGAATTCAGGGATTCCCGGCCGGACGAACACGCCGCGCCCGACATCGCCGATGACCGGATCGCAGCAATAATGGGCCTCCGCATTGGCCGCCTTCACCCGGCCGACCGTGTCGAGAATGGCGTCCCCGATCTCGGCCGCGCCCATATAGCCGGACAGCACCCCGTCGCAGCGCGGCAGGACATTGCGATCCTCAAGCCCGCCCACGAGTTCGCGGATCAGCCCGGCGCCGAAGACTTCGCCGCGCCAGGCGCCATAGCCGGTATGGTTGGAGAACTGCACCGTGTGCAGGCCCCACACCTCATGGCCGAGCCGTTGCATGGGGAACATGGCGGAGGCGTTCCCGACATGCCCATAGGCCACCCAGGACTGGATCGACAGAATATTCATGCGTACGCGCCCCCGACATGTGCTGACGATCCGCGCTTAGCGCCGCGAAGGCAAGCGCTCAAACGAAATTCCGCGCGGCCATCCATAAGCGGAATCGATGTGTGCCGGGCGCCTCGCCCCTTGTCCCGAATCCGCACCCATGCGAGAGGCTTAAAGCCATGACAGAGATGCTCTCCGCTGCCGCCCTCGCCCAGGCCGTCCATGCCGGACGCCTCTCCCCGCTCGATGTCGCCGAACGCTGCGCCGAGGCGATCCGCGCCCATGAGGACGAGGTGCGGGCTTTCGCCAGCCTCGACCTGCCGGGGTTGCTGCAGGATGCCGCCCGGCCCGGCCTGGCGCAGACGCCGCTCGCCGGCCTGCCGGTGGGGGTGAAGGACATTCTCGACACGGTGGACTTTCCCACCGAGCGCGGCTCGAAACTATTCGCCGGCTATCGTCCGCCCAGCGATGCCGCCATCGTGCGCATGGCGGCGCGGGCTGGCGGGCTGATCGCCGGCAAGCTGGTGACGACGGAATTCGCCTTCCTGCACCCGAGCGTCACGCGCAACCCGCGTCGCCTCACCCATACGCCGGGCGGCTCGTCCGCCGGCTCGGCGGCGGCGGTGGCGGCAGGGATGCTGCCGATCACCCTCGGCACACAGACCGGCGGCTCGATCATCCGGCCCGCCTCCTTCTGCGGGGTTACCGGCTACAAGCCTTCCTTCAAGCTGCTCCCCGTTCTCGGGCTGAAGCCGTTCTCCTGGTCGCTCGACACGATCGGCCTGTTCGGCGCCCATGTCGCGGATGTCGCCTTCGCCGCCGGGGCGCTGACCGGGCGCGATTTCGCCCTGACCGACGACATGCCGGCCCCGCGCATCGCGCTGGTGAAGACGGCGCGGGCGTCTCTCGCCGCCGCCGACGCCCATGCCGCGCTGGAAAGCGCCGCTGCAGCCGCGGGCAAGGCCGGGGCGCGCGTCACCGTGCTCGACCTGCCGGAGGTGATCGAGGCGGCGGACGAGGCCCATGGCCATGTGCAGGGCTACGAGGCCAGCCTCGCCTTCGCCGATGAATGGGACCGCCACCGCGCCGCGCTCTCGCCGACGCTGGCGACCTATCTCGACGGCGCCAATGCGCTCACTCCGGAGCAGTATGAC is a genomic window of Ancylobacter sp. IITR112 containing:
- the pdxY gene encoding pyridoxal kinase PdxY; translated protein: MNILSIQSWVAYGHVGNASAMFPMQRLGHEVWGLHTVQFSNHTGYGAWRGEVFGAGLIRELVGGLEDRNVLPRCDGVLSGYMGAAEIGDAILDTVGRVKAANAEAHYCCDPVIGDVGRGVFVRPGIPEFMRERAVPAADLITPNQFELDYLSGRSSRTLVEASAACDAVHATGPRVIMVTSLHTEDTPEDSIDLLASGPDGRFRLRTPKLDISVNGAGDAIAALFFVHWKTTHSAAEALAKAASSAYGLLARTAAAGSREILTVAAQDEFVTPSRLFTPEKI
- a CDS encoding amidase; translated protein: MTEMLSAAALAQAVHAGRLSPLDVAERCAEAIRAHEDEVRAFASLDLPGLLQDAARPGLAQTPLAGLPVGVKDILDTVDFPTERGSKLFAGYRPPSDAAIVRMAARAGGLIAGKLVTTEFAFLHPSVTRNPRRLTHTPGGSSAGSAAAVAAGMLPITLGTQTGGSIIRPASFCGVTGYKPSFKLLPVLGLKPFSWSLDTIGLFGAHVADVAFAAGALTGRDFALTDDMPAPRIALVKTARASLAAADAHAALESAAAAAGKAGARVTVLDLPEVIEAADEAHGHVQGYEASLAFADEWDRHRAALSPTLATYLDGANALTPEQYDAARRTARRARHALADLYADYDALLTFSVTGEAPEGYASTGSPAFNRLWTLTGGPCLNITGLTGATGLPIGVQLVGRFGRDRELMQIGRFLERAIVAA